From Sodalis glossinidius str. 'morsitans', the proteins below share one genomic window:
- the rof gene encoding Rho-binding antiterminator encodes MTMNEEYQPINCDDYDNLELACTRHWVLNLTLRNGETVTGAAREMLSRKRVEYLVIDQAGVSQDIRLDHIASFTHPELGTVVVSAE; translated from the coding sequence ATGACTATGAATGAAGAATATCAGCCCATTAACTGTGATGATTACGATAATCTTGAGCTCGCATGTACGCGCCATTGGGTATTAAACCTTACGCTCCGTAATGGGGAAACAGTGACCGGCGCGGCACGCGAAATGCTGTCGAGAAAGCGCGTTGAGTATCTGGTTATCGATCAGGCAGGCGTCAGCCAGGACATCCGGCTGGATCATATTGCCAGTTTCACCCATCCCGAACTGGGTACCGTGGTGGTCAGCGCAGAATAA
- a CDS encoding MetQ/NlpA family lipoprotein, which yields MSFNVKTLAKVAALVTAMALAGCGQDEKDPNHIKVGVINGAEQQVAETARKVAKEKYGLDVELVTFNDYVLPNEALSKGDIDVNAFQHKPYLDQQIKDRGYKLAAVGNTFVYPIAGYSKQIKSLDELKPGAQIALPNDPTNLGRSLLLWQKVGLIGLKPGVGLLPTVLDVTDNPKNLKLVELEAPQLPRSLDDQQIALAIINTTYASQIGLTPTKDGLFVEDKDSPYVNLIVAREDNKNAENVKKFVQAYQSDEVNEAANKIFNGGAVKGW from the coding sequence ATGTCTTTCAATGTAAAAACCCTGGCAAAGGTGGCGGCATTGGTAACCGCGATGGCGCTGGCCGGCTGCGGACAGGATGAAAAAGATCCGAACCATATCAAAGTTGGCGTGATCAACGGCGCGGAACAACAGGTCGCCGAAACCGCACGGAAAGTTGCCAAAGAGAAATACGGCCTGGATGTGGAGCTGGTCACTTTTAACGATTACGTCTTGCCGAATGAAGCGCTGAGCAAGGGCGATATCGATGTAAACGCTTTCCAGCATAAACCTTACCTAGATCAGCAGATCAAAGATCGTGGCTATAAACTCGCAGCCGTAGGCAATACCTTTGTTTATCCCATCGCCGGCTACTCCAAACAAATCAAATCGCTGGACGAACTCAAACCCGGCGCCCAAATCGCGCTGCCTAATGATCCGACCAATCTGGGCCGTTCGCTGCTGCTGTGGCAAAAAGTTGGGCTGATTGGTCTGAAACCGGGCGTGGGGCTGCTGCCAACCGTACTGGATGTGACCGACAATCCGAAAAACCTGAAGCTGGTGGAGCTTGAAGCCCCGCAGTTGCCGCGCTCGCTGGACGATCAGCAGATCGCCTTGGCGATTATCAATACCACCTACGCCAGCCAGATTGGCCTGACGCCGACCAAAGACGGTCTGTTCGTCGAGGATAAAGACTCGCCTTATGTCAATCTGATCGTGGCGCGGGAAGATAACAAAAACGCCGAAAACGTGAAGAAATTCGTACAGGCCTATCAGTCCGATGAAGTAAACGAAGCCGCCAACAAAATTTTTAACGGCGGCGCAGTCAAAGGCTGGTAA
- the proS gene encoding proline--tRNA ligase: MRTSQYLLSTLKEVPADAEVVSHQLMLRAGMIRKLASGLYSWLPTGLRVLRKVENIVREEMDNAGAIEVSMPVVQPADLWQESGRWVQYGPELLRFTDRGARAFVLGPTHEEVITDLIRNEVSSYKQLPLNFYQIQTKFRDEVRPRFGVMRSREFVMKDAYSFHTSQASLQATYDAMYQAYSAIFTRMGLEFRAVQADTGSIGGSASHEFQVLAGSGEDDIVFSTASDYAANIELAEAVAPAAARAAPGEDMRLVNTPDARTIAELVAQFSLPVEKTVKTLLVRAREDAGHPLVALMVRGDHHLNDVKAEKLPQVAAPLTFASEEEIRLAVGAGPGSLGPVNLPLPLVIDRSVAVMSDFAAGANAEGKHFFGINWERDLPLPQVADLRKVVEGDISPDGNGTLQIKRGIEVGHIFQLGTKYSEAMKATVQGEDGRNQTLTMGCYGIGITRVVVAAIEQNHDDRGILWPETLAPFNVAILPMNMHKSFRVKEVAEDLYQQLQARGIDVLLDDRKERPGVMFADMELIGVPHQLVIGDRNLDTEEIEYKNRRSGEKRMIKLSAIVDFLVSEIATAK; encoded by the coding sequence ATGCGTACTAGCCAATATCTGCTCTCCACCCTCAAGGAAGTCCCCGCTGACGCGGAAGTGGTCAGCCATCAGCTGATGCTGCGCGCCGGGATGATTCGTAAACTGGCGTCCGGCCTTTACAGCTGGCTGCCCACCGGTTTGCGCGTGCTGCGTAAAGTAGAAAATATCGTGCGCGAGGAGATGGACAACGCCGGCGCGATTGAAGTGTCCATGCCGGTGGTGCAGCCGGCAGATCTGTGGCAAGAAAGCGGACGCTGGGTACAATACGGTCCGGAGCTGCTGCGGTTTACCGACCGCGGCGCGCGCGCCTTCGTGCTGGGTCCGACACATGAAGAGGTGATAACCGACCTTATACGTAACGAGGTCAGTTCCTATAAGCAACTGCCGCTGAACTTCTATCAGATCCAAACCAAATTCCGTGACGAAGTGCGCCCGCGTTTCGGCGTTATGCGCTCGCGGGAGTTTGTGATGAAAGACGCTTATTCTTTCCACACCAGCCAGGCTTCGCTGCAGGCGACCTATGACGCCATGTACCAGGCTTATAGCGCTATTTTTACCCGTATGGGCCTGGAATTCCGCGCGGTGCAGGCAGATACCGGTTCCATCGGCGGCAGCGCATCACATGAGTTTCAGGTACTGGCCGGCAGCGGTGAGGACGATATCGTGTTCTCAACGGCATCAGATTACGCCGCCAATATTGAACTGGCGGAAGCGGTCGCCCCTGCCGCCGCGCGCGCCGCGCCGGGCGAAGACATGCGGCTGGTGAATACCCCTGACGCCCGCACCATCGCCGAGCTGGTGGCGCAATTTTCGTTGCCGGTGGAAAAAACCGTCAAGACGCTGCTGGTTCGTGCGCGCGAAGACGCCGGACATCCGCTGGTGGCGCTGATGGTCCGCGGCGATCATCATCTTAACGACGTCAAGGCCGAGAAGCTGCCGCAGGTTGCCGCCCCGCTAACGTTCGCCAGCGAAGAGGAAATCCGTCTCGCGGTGGGCGCTGGCCCCGGTTCACTTGGACCGGTCAATCTGCCGCTGCCGCTGGTCATTGACCGCAGCGTGGCGGTGATGAGCGACTTCGCCGCCGGCGCCAATGCCGAGGGTAAACATTTCTTTGGGATTAACTGGGAACGGGATTTGCCACTGCCGCAGGTAGCCGACCTGCGCAAGGTTGTCGAGGGCGATATCAGTCCGGACGGTAACGGTACACTGCAAATCAAGCGCGGCATTGAAGTGGGCCATATTTTCCAGTTGGGCACCAAATATTCAGAAGCGATGAAAGCCACCGTTCAGGGAGAAGATGGCCGTAACCAAACGCTGACCATGGGCTGTTATGGTATCGGCATTACCCGCGTGGTGGTGGCCGCTATCGAACAAAACCACGACGACCGGGGCATTCTGTGGCCGGAAACCCTGGCGCCCTTCAATGTCGCGATTTTGCCCATGAACATGCATAAATCCTTCCGGGTGAAAGAGGTAGCGGAAGACCTCTACCAGCAGTTGCAGGCACGCGGTATTGACGTTCTGCTCGACGACCGCAAAGAGCGTCCGGGCGTCATGTTTGCCGATATGGAACTCATCGGCGTACCGCATCAGCTGGTGATTGGCGATCGCAATCTGGACACGGAAGAAATCGAGTACAAAAACCGGCGCAGCGGTGAGAAACGGATGATTAAACTCAGCGCTATCGTTGACTTTCTGGTAAGCGAAATCGCTACGGCGAAATAA
- a CDS encoding YaeQ family protein: MALKATIHKATVNIADMDHNYYSEANLVLAQHPSEAPQRMMLRLLAWICHAHERLEFTRGLSAEDEPALWWRNDHGEAEVWIELGLPDEKRLRKACHQARKVVLYAYNARAAHVWWQQNQPLLSAQSNLSVRFIDDEQLNALASLAQRTMVLQAMLQDGFIWLSHGDQQVELAFEVWQ, translated from the coding sequence ATGGCGCTGAAAGCTACCATCCACAAAGCTACGGTCAATATTGCCGATATGGACCACAATTATTATTCTGAAGCCAATCTGGTATTGGCGCAACACCCCTCGGAAGCCCCGCAGCGCATGATGTTGCGGCTGCTGGCATGGATATGCCACGCGCATGAGCGTCTTGAATTCACCCGCGGGCTGAGTGCGGAAGATGAACCGGCGCTGTGGTGGCGAAATGATCATGGCGAAGCCGAAGTGTGGATTGAACTGGGCCTGCCGGACGAGAAACGCTTACGTAAGGCTTGCCACCAGGCCCGTAAGGTGGTGTTGTACGCCTATAATGCGCGCGCTGCCCACGTTTGGTGGCAGCAAAACCAGCCGCTGTTGTCCGCGCAGTCCAATTTGTCGGTACGCTTTATCGACGATGAGCAGCTTAACGCGCTGGCGAGTCTGGCACAGCGCACTATGGTGCTACAGGCAATGCTACAGGACGGGTTCATCTGGCTATCCCATGGCGACCAACAGGTGGAGCTTGCCTTCGAGGTGTGGCAATAA
- the gmhB gene encoding D-glycero-beta-D-manno-heptose 1,7-bisphosphate 7-phosphatase, with protein MAQSVSAIFLDRDGTINADNGYVHEIDDFQFIDGVIEAMQELKKMGFALVMVTNQSGLARGLFSEDQFMRLTEWMDWSLADRDVDLDGIYFCPHHPQAVVEALRQECDCRKPKPGMLLDAQRHLHIDMASSYIAGDKLDDMLAAQAAGVGTRVLVRSGKAVTEQASAAADWVIDSLAALPAAIKQRQAGA; from the coding sequence GTGGCACAGTCTGTTTCCGCAATTTTTTTAGACCGTGACGGCACGATTAATGCCGATAACGGTTATGTCCATGAGATTGACGATTTTCAGTTCATCGACGGCGTGATCGAAGCCATGCAGGAATTGAAAAAGATGGGGTTTGCCTTGGTGATGGTCACCAATCAATCCGGACTGGCCCGCGGCCTTTTCAGCGAAGATCAGTTTATGCGTCTGACGGAATGGATGGACTGGTCATTGGCGGATCGCGACGTCGATTTGGACGGTATCTACTTTTGCCCCCATCATCCGCAGGCGGTGGTTGAGGCATTACGTCAGGAATGCGATTGCCGCAAGCCAAAACCCGGAATGCTGCTGGACGCACAGCGCCACCTGCATATCGACATGGCTTCTTCCTATATAGCGGGCGACAAACTGGACGATATGCTAGCGGCCCAGGCGGCGGGGGTTGGCACGCGGGTCTTGGTGCGCAGCGGTAAAGCGGTAACGGAGCAAGCCAGCGCGGCGGCGGATTGGGTCATTGATAGCCTCGCTGCATTACCGGCCGCGATTAAACAGCGTCAAGCGGGCGCGTAA
- a CDS encoding copper resistance protein NlpE N-terminal domain-containing protein, which yields MKRLILILVIMLSGSILPSCHIAPPAGEGAFTPIQQYYLGTLPGENREEIETSLFLAENGTFIMQQLYSTGTRVGRVQSSAGQWARTADKLTLVENATGKKRFFRPVGNSLEILDDNGVMIPSAGCRFLLLPPRDRVMT from the coding sequence GTGAAAAGATTGATATTGATTTTAGTCATTATGCTGAGCGGCAGCATATTGCCCAGCTGCCATATCGCGCCGCCGGCGGGTGAGGGGGCCTTTACGCCCATTCAGCAGTATTATCTAGGAACGCTGCCGGGCGAGAACCGCGAGGAAATAGAAACCTCATTATTTCTCGCTGAAAACGGCACCTTCATCATGCAACAGCTTTACAGCACCGGCACCCGCGTCGGTCGCGTGCAATCCAGCGCGGGGCAATGGGCGCGTACCGCCGACAAATTAACTCTGGTAGAAAACGCGACCGGCAAAAAGCGTTTTTTCCGGCCGGTGGGCAATTCGCTGGAAATATTGGACGATAACGGCGTGATGATTCCCTCCGCCGGCTGCCGTTTTCTACTCCTGCCGCCGCGCGATCGGGTAATGACCTGA
- the rcsF gene encoding Rcs stress response system protein RcsF codes for MRALPVSLFLLSLTGCYGLHHAPSAPQSGPKNPSKDTTTAVHKTAPRSAPLPAKLYKNPEELVGKPFRDLGEVYGSTCKVSLQDPPPSISTARRNMQTRAAAMKGNGVLLHQCQIVNAVAGCYQQAICQGTALSVSQ; via the coding sequence ATGCGCGCATTACCTGTTTCGCTGTTCCTTCTCTCGCTGACGGGATGCTACGGGCTACACCACGCACCTTCCGCTCCCCAAAGCGGCCCCAAAAACCCGTCCAAAGACACTACCACCGCCGTGCATAAAACCGCCCCGCGCAGCGCGCCGCTGCCGGCCAAGTTGTATAAAAATCCCGAAGAGCTGGTAGGCAAACCGTTCCGCGATTTGGGCGAAGTCTATGGCTCTACCTGCAAAGTCAGCCTGCAGGATCCGCCGCCGAGCATCAGCACCGCCCGCCGCAATATGCAGACCCGCGCCGCCGCGATGAAAGGCAATGGCGTCTTGCTGCATCAGTGCCAGATCGTGAACGCCGTCGCCGGCTGCTATCAACAGGCCATCTGCCAGGGGACCGCGCTCAGCGTGTCGCAATGA
- the metN gene encoding methionine ABC transporter ATP-binding protein MetN yields MITLSHITKQFTLGAQTITALSDVSLHVSAGQIYGVIGASGAGKSTLIRCVNLLERPTSGTVVVNSIDLTNLPERKLIDARRQIGMIFQHFNLLSSRTVAGNVALPLELDNLPKSAIARRVTELLALAGLEDKADSYPANLSGGQKQRVAIARALASNPKVLLCDEATSALDPATTHSILALLKDINQRLGLTILLITHEMDVVKRICDQVAVISQGELIEQDTVSEMFSHPKTPLAQAFIRSTLHLDIPQDYQQRMHRQRAPGRIPILQLEFTGLSVDAPLLSETARRFNVNNNIISAQMDYAGGVKFGIMLTEMDGDEADTASAIAYLQQHQVKVEVLGYV; encoded by the coding sequence ATGATCACACTTTCTCACATCACTAAGCAATTCACGCTGGGCGCGCAGACGATTACCGCGCTGTCAGATGTCAGCCTTCATGTGTCCGCCGGGCAGATTTACGGCGTCATCGGGGCGTCCGGCGCAGGGAAAAGCACGCTGATACGCTGCGTTAATCTGCTGGAGCGGCCCACATCCGGGACGGTGGTGGTCAATAGTATCGATTTGACGAATCTGCCCGAGCGGAAATTGATCGACGCACGTCGTCAGATTGGCATGATCTTCCAGCATTTCAACTTACTCTCCTCGCGCACGGTGGCCGGTAATGTCGCGCTGCCGTTGGAATTAGATAACCTGCCCAAAAGCGCTATCGCCCGACGGGTCACTGAACTGCTGGCGCTGGCGGGGCTGGAGGATAAAGCAGATAGCTACCCGGCAAATCTTTCGGGTGGCCAGAAGCAACGGGTCGCCATCGCGCGTGCGTTGGCCAGTAATCCCAAAGTGCTGCTGTGCGATGAAGCCACCAGCGCGCTGGACCCCGCTACCACCCACTCTATTCTGGCGTTATTGAAAGACATCAACCAGCGCCTAGGCCTGACCATACTGCTAATCACCCATGAAATGGATGTCGTAAAACGCATTTGCGATCAGGTCGCGGTAATCAGTCAAGGAGAGCTCATCGAACAGGATACGGTAAGCGAAATGTTCTCCCATCCGAAGACGCCGCTGGCCCAGGCCTTCATCCGTTCCACGCTGCATTTGGATATTCCGCAGGACTATCAGCAGCGCATGCATCGCCAGCGTGCGCCTGGCCGCATTCCCATTTTGCAGTTGGAATTTACCGGTCTGTCGGTGGATGCGCCGCTTTTGTCGGAAACCGCGCGCCGTTTTAACGTCAACAACAACATCATCAGCGCCCAGATGGATTACGCGGGGGGCGTGAAATTCGGCATCATGTTAACGGAAATGGACGGGGATGAAGCGGACACCGCTTCGGCCATCGCCTATCTGCAGCAACATCAGGTAAAAGTAGAGGTGCTGGGTTATGTCTGA
- a CDS encoding methionine ABC transporter permease MetI, with product MSDGMIALLSRGVWETLMMTFVSGFFGFVIGLPIGVLLYVSRPGQIVDNAKLYRLASALVNVFRSVPFIILLVWMIPFTRIIVGTSIGLKAAIVPLTIGAAPFIARMVENALLEIPSGLVEASRAMGATPLQIIRKVLLPEALPGLINAATITLITLVGYSAMGGAVGAGGLGQIGIQYGYIGYNATVMNTVLVLLVVLVYLIQLGGDRLVSAVTHK from the coding sequence ATGTCTGATGGAATGATTGCCCTATTGTCTCGAGGAGTTTGGGAAACTCTGATGATGACATTTGTCTCGGGCTTTTTTGGTTTCGTCATCGGCTTGCCCATTGGCGTGCTGCTTTACGTCAGCCGGCCCGGCCAGATTGTCGATAACGCCAAACTGTACCGGCTGGCATCGGCGCTGGTGAACGTATTTCGTTCAGTGCCGTTCATTATTTTGCTGGTTTGGATGATTCCTTTCACCCGTATCATAGTGGGTACTTCAATCGGCCTTAAGGCCGCCATTGTACCATTGACGATAGGCGCTGCCCCTTTTATCGCCCGTATGGTCGAAAACGCGCTGCTGGAAATCCCCTCCGGTCTGGTAGAAGCATCCCGAGCCATGGGCGCTACGCCACTCCAGATTATTCGCAAGGTACTGCTGCCGGAAGCGCTGCCGGGACTGATTAATGCCGCGACCATCACGCTCATTACGTTGGTGGGGTATTCCGCCATGGGGGGAGCAGTAGGCGCCGGTGGGCTGGGGCAAATCGGCATTCAGTACGGCTATATCGGTTATAACGCCACCGTGATGAATACCGTATTAGTATTGTTGGTGGTTCTGGTCTATTTAATACAACTCGGTGGTGATCGTCTTGTCTCCGCCGTTACCCATAAATAA